The following nucleotide sequence is from Bacteroidota bacterium.
AGGAAAATAAACAATATCTCTGTAGGAATGTGCATGTAGCGCGAGTTGGGCAAGGCCACAAAAAAGAAACCCAGGGTGAGGGAATAAGCAAGCCAGATGGGGGTATGTATAAGGTTTAAGGTTTCTGAACTCTGCCACAAACCTCCAATGGCCGAGGTAAGAAAACTTCCGTTCTGATGCAGGGCCGCAGAAATGCTTTCAGCAAAGAGCCGAAGGGGAAAAATAAACCAGAGCGAAAGCAATGCAATGCGGTCGCCAGACTTGAGCCGGGTAGTTTTTTTTAGTCCAAAAGCCTTCTTTTTAAACCTTTTTAGAAAAGCAAGCGTGACTCCTGAAAGGACAAAAAGGAGTAATAAATCCATAACAAAAGCAAAGGCACGGTCGAACAAGAAATCATTCCCATATTCGAAATACCTGAAAAACACGGGCAAATAAAATGGCACAGACAATGACCCGCGAGAAACCATTGCCTCGAGATGACCCACCACAATCAGTAGAAACCATCCGAAAGCAAGACTCATATGCATATAGCCCAGCAATCTGCTTTTCTTAAAAATACTTCTATGAAGCAATCCCTCGCGAAAGGCTTCGCCCATAGACTGAAAACTTCGCACACTCAGAAATGATTGGAAAAGCCTTAGTTTGTCAATCTTCGATAAGCCTTTAATCCAGCGGAACCCGCGTACCAATAAAATCAGTATAAGGTATGCCGCTCCGACCGTAAAAGGAATAACAAAATATACTTCTTTGGTCATAAACTTGAATTGGTTTTTAGTTGCGAAATACCCTTTTTTATCAAAAGCACCACGTTACGAATGTTGATGTCGCGCGGGCACACAAGGCTGCATTTTCCACAAAACATGCATTTTTCTATTTCTTTCGACAGATCATCAAGATTACCTCGTCGGAGCATTAGTCCAATTTTGCGCACATTAAAATCGGTTAAGTTTCCGGCGCTGCATGTCGCTGTGCATCCCCCGCAAGAAAGGCAGGTAAGAAACGAAGGTTCCAATTGAAGTACACTTTGAAGCAATCGTGTATCGAAAGTCTCAAAATCGATTTGGCGGGAACTCATCGCTTTCAGGTTTCCAAAATCGCTCATTGATTCTTTTTCTAATTAAAATAACTGATCACTTCCAGAGCCGCAGAACGTGCATTTTCGAGTGTCTCGTTCACCGACATGGGGCAGGCGCAACTTCCTGCCAGAAAAACTCCAGGCTGGGCACTTAGATTTCGCTCAGCATGCTCGCTGTTTGCCTGCATAAATCCATGCACATTGGCATCTATTACACCATTCTTTTTTAAAGGAATAGTAAGTGCACTGGCTTCCATGCCTACCATTAAGAGCAGCATATCTACATCCATTCTCAGCGGGCGGCCCGAAAGGGTGTCTTCCGCCTTAATCTGCAGGCTTTTGTCTTGTCTTTCTGAAGCCTCCGACAGGCGTCCGCGTATAAACTGTATTTTATGCTGCATTTGTGCTTTCAGGTATAAATCGTCGAAGCGAAGACCGTTTAGGCGCAGGTCCATATAGAAACAGAAAATTTCACAATCGGGTAGTCGCTTGTTTAGTTCAATCGCCTGTTTGATACTGGTAATGCAGC
It contains:
- a CDS encoding 4Fe-4S dicluster domain-containing protein, producing the protein MSDFGNLKAMSSRQIDFETFDTRLLQSVLQLEPSFLTCLSCGGCTATCSAGNLTDFNVRKIGLMLRRGNLDDLSKEIEKCMFCGKCSLVCPRDINIRNVVLLIKKGISQLKTNSSL